The Trichoderma breve strain T069 chromosome 2, whole genome shotgun sequence DNA segment TATCCCGGCACTAAACAGACAGTtatcatcctcctccttaCATGTAATTACTTCCCTCTTTCTTAATAACATAGCCAGCAACACTTCCCAGTCTATCACTACTTCAAGGTAAGCGCTTGTTCTTAATCTCTACATAGACGGAAAGCAAGTGAGCTCAATTGCTTGTGTTCTTAATAAGTCAGGAACATCGAGATAAGTTTACATGCACCAAGTCCCGCTAATTCATCGCTAGAAACCGTACGTCAAGATAGCATCATGCCAAAGAAAACGGACGACTGCTCTACTTGGACTACCCAATTCACACCGAAATCATCTGAACCAACCATTGTCAATGACCTCTGGGATGGTCGCCGATATACAGTACCTTGGTCGGGGAGCAAATACAACATCTTCATAAATGAAACCAACCAAGCGATTTGCTCAGATGAGGAGGGCAGGCTCTACGTTGAGGATATCAAAATTGACCAAAACAAGCAGTATACATGGCTATGTGTCGAGAAGAATGGGTATTTTGGCTTTGTTAATACCGACACCGGCAAATTCATGGGTCATAACAATGCCAACAAAATGCGCTCAACAGCAGTCAACCAGCAAGCCTGGGAATTCATGACGGTGAGAAAACATCCACAGGCAGGCTACGAATTACTCATGCCATACTGGTGGCACACTCTGAAGAAAGTTTGCGTTTTAAAGGGCTCCAACGATGTGgtgttgcagcagcatgtaACAACTCTATGGCAGTTTGTTAAGGTGGATTAATCATGGTTCACTTTTTTGAGACCTGTGATGAATGCTTTTCTCAGCAAGATCTTCTCAACAGTTCTGTTATGTCTCACAATGTACCTATGCCCAGATTATTTTTGTTACTCCAAGATGATTGGTAGCATAGTGTACTCTCAATAAAAAGCGCCTTGCTCACAGCCTCTAGGCATGAACCTGGGGTCGCATAAGCGGCCTTGTAGGCCTCCCCCATACTACACAGTCTCTTATAGGTCCAGCTGCGACAATCTCACAATAAATGCCAATCACGGCGCTTAAACAATAGTAATTAATTGTAGTTACGTGGCTGATGAATACTGGGCAGACTTTCGCGAATAAGAGCCAACTGCCGCCAGCTGcgatgtgtgtgtgcctCAGTCCTATATAATGATCCTCAGCGGAACTGACCTGCATGcatttcccctcccctcttcaTTCAGTCAGAACTCATAGCACGCGATAGATGGCGCGGAATTCTTCACCACAGTCGACAactccttttctcttgataCTGTTTGAAGCAAAAAGATCCTTTCCTCGATAACATACGATGGCGCCATTTCCCTGCGGCGtttgcaaaaagaaatttaaCACTAGACCTCGCATAATCAGCCATGCACTCGAGACTGGCCATAATGCGAATCAATGTTGCCGAGTGTGCTTGCGATGGTTTCAAAGCACCAGTGCTTTTGCAGCCCATGCAAAATCAGCAGCCCACctcgaagaggaagcaaagCAATCACAGTCTCTAAGCGCATCAGTCACCGATAGCAAAGAGACTTCAACAGATGCGATCGATAGCAAAGAGACTTTAACAGATGCGCCGCCTCCCGTACAATTGCAATTTGGAGATGTCTGTTACACATGCCTTACACATCAGCAGCAAGATGAGGTCTTCAATCAGCTCTCTGCTAAATGTCATTCCGTCGAGATTCTTGAGAAAGAAGGCTATATACTTGATGTTGAGAAAGGACCGGCAacgaagaagcaaaagccaCGGCCAAGCCTAGCAGACTTTCAACAGACACCACCGATTCAGCCGGCTACTATCAAGCGGCGAGCTGTTGTAGTTGACTGTGAGATGTCAGAGACATCTGACGGATCCGATGAGCTGGTCAGCCTCTACGTGATGGACTTCTTGACTGGCGAGACCCTGATCGATTCATTAGTTATCCCTTCTCGGACGATCACCGACTGGAGAGCAAAGATTCACGGTATAGACGCTACGATCATAAGCGAGGCAGCAGCACACAAAAACGCTTTGCACGGTTGGGCCGCTGCGCGCGACGAGCTGTGGAAGTACATCGACGAGAGTACAATCCTTGTCGGACAATCAGTACTATTTGACTTTGAGGCTCTCCGCTTAATCCACATGCGTGTCGTGGACTCGGCAATACTCGCAACAGAGGCTGTCTTTAACAAGACGGGGAAGAAATATAGGAAACCGCGCCGACGGTGGGGACTCCAGGAACTGTGTGAAAAATTTCTCGGTATCCAAATACGCAACGGACACGGGATACACAGCAATATGGAAGATGTTCTAGCTGCCAGAGAGGTTGTGCTGCAGTGCTTGCTAAAGCCAGAGCACTTCAAGGATTGGGCGGATAAGGCGCGAGAAGACTTTTGGAAGCCCAAAGAAGGCAGCAAGaatcagaagaagaagaagaccaaggagCCGACTCATCAAATCGCTAAACAAGCAGCCCCAGCGCTTGAAACGATTGAGGACTCTGAGGatatttattatattctcgacgatgatgatattTCTTATGATTTTGAGGATGTCGGAGGCTATTGCATGGAACGGGATTGGTTCATTAACTTTGGCGCCGACATTGCTTATTATTAATGATCTATCATCCACCTTCAGGTAGCTTAATCTCCAAAGCTCACACAATCTGTATCAATTTAGTTGGACGTACAATCATATGCGATACCATAACATTCAAAAACTGGTGCTATTAATAGTCTGTCAAGTGCGGGACATGAAGCGGAGGAAACATCGAGACAGGTAGCAAACACATCCAACTTCTCCCGCTGTTACACCAGTGCTTCGCCTCATTATTGGCTAGGCGTTTTTCTGGTTGGGTGCCGTTATCCCGTTAAATCAGCCTCGTATCAGGCATTTCTAATGACGCGTTCTTTTGCTTTCGAGCATAAACGAGATAGATTGGAATGTCATTGGCGTGATAATGATAAGGATAACCGTAGTCTGCTTTTCAATGTGAGGCGAGCGCCGATGTCTTGCCTCTGCATGTGGATTGACATGTCCGAATAGCGGGGGAAGATTCCCCGATCAACAGAGAGCATGTCTAGTTTGATCAATTCTTATTAGCACCTGGCATCTCTAATCTCTAAACAGGCCATATTTCATTGGAGAGGCCTGATTTGGAACGGTCTCATGACCTGTCATCTAGGTTGAGACTTATCGTCATTCTAGAATGATTTTGCGGGCTTGTTTCCGTGCAACGCTACATGTGAAGCTAGACGCACTTGTCCGATCTAAATCAGCACTCAATTCCTTCATAGAGAGGAGCGTTTAAGTTTAATCTCATCTTTAATAAGCCAAATAAATGGCAAACGCCAGGATTATTTCAGCCGGGTACCGATCCCGGCGCCAATCCCGATTACGATTACAGACAGCGGTCATGGCATGTATGAAAGTCGACCCATCTTGCGCCAGAAGATGTAAACGACATCAATTGTCGAACTGAAACGAGATGGGCTGTGTAAAGGATATTTGAACAGTTTAACCGGGCA contains these protein-coding regions:
- a CDS encoding exonuclease domain-containing protein; translated protein: MAPFPCGVCKKKFNTRPRIISHALETGHNANQCCRVCLRWFQSTSAFAAHAKSAAHLEEEAKQSQSLSASVTDSKETSTDAIDSKETLTDAPPPVQLQFGDVCYTCLTHQQQDEVFNQLSAKCHSVEILEKEGYILDVEKGPATKKQKPRPSLADFQQTPPIQPATIKRRAVVVDCEMSETSDGSDELVSLYVMDFLTGETLIDSLVIPSRTITDWRAKIHGIDATIISEAAAHKNALHGWAAARDELWKYIDESTILVGQSVLFDFEALRLIHMRVVDSAILATEAVFNKTGKKYRKPRRRWGLQELCEKFLGIQIRNGHGIHSNMEDVLAAREVVLQCLLKPEHFKDWADKAREDFWKPKEGSKNQKKKKTKEPTHQIAKQAAPALETIEDSEDIYYILDDDDISYDFEDVGGYCMERDWFINFGADIAYY